One region of Peptococcaceae bacterium 1198_IL3148 genomic DNA includes:
- the trmD gene encoding tRNA (guanosine(37)-N1)-methyltransferase TrmD, protein MRIDILTLFPEMFAGPFDTSILKRARENKLLDINLINIRDFSQNKHHTVDDTPFGGGAGMVMQAEPIFKAMEYLEQQQGDLGRVVMMCPQGQPFSQELAKDLATARRLVLLCGHYEGIDERVREKLVTDEISIGDYVLTGGELPAMVVVDAVARMIPGVLGEMASAEEDSFYSGLLEHPHYTKPRNYQGMEVPEILLSGHHKNIEKWRRRQSLMRTLERRPELLDNVELTKEDKKVLQEVYDKLKKLLK, encoded by the coding sequence GCCGGTCCCTTTGATACCAGTATTCTAAAAAGAGCCCGGGAAAACAAATTGCTCGATATTAACTTAATTAACATTCGTGATTTCTCTCAAAACAAGCACCATACGGTAGACGATACGCCCTTTGGCGGCGGTGCGGGGATGGTAATGCAGGCAGAACCGATTTTTAAAGCCATGGAGTATTTGGAACAACAACAAGGCGATTTGGGCCGGGTGGTCATGATGTGCCCCCAGGGTCAACCCTTTAGCCAAGAGTTGGCCAAAGATTTAGCCACCGCCCGCAGATTGGTGTTGCTTTGTGGCCACTATGAAGGCATAGATGAGCGGGTGCGAGAAAAACTGGTAACCGATGAGATTTCCATCGGCGACTATGTGTTGACAGGCGGGGAATTGCCGGCCATGGTGGTGGTGGATGCAGTGGCCAGAATGATTCCCGGTGTGTTGGGAGAAATGGCTTCGGCTGAGGAAGATTCTTTTTACAGTGGGCTGTTGGAACACCCACATTATACCAAGCCTAGGAATTATCAAGGCATGGAAGTGCCGGAAATACTTTTATCCGGTCACCATAAAAATATCGAAAAATGGCGCCGGCGCCAGTCGTTAATGCGCACTTTGGAAAGACGCCCCGAGCTTTTAGATAATGTAGAATTGACTAAAGAGGACAAAAAGGTATTGCAAGAGGTATACGATAAATTGAAGAAACTGTTGAAATGA
- the lepB gene encoding signal peptidase I, which yields MEEKEPEKEIDGVKTSALRELLESVVIAVVLAIVIRMFVIEPFYIPSGSMEPTLMVNDRIIVSKLSYHFEQPEYGDIVVFKYPMDTSRNFVKRLIGEPGDTVELKDSKLYINGEAMPESFLPAGLQYDNFGPIEVPAGQYFMLGDNRNNSEDSRYWGFLPEDLIVGKAVFIYWPLDRLSIAR from the coding sequence ATTGAAGAAAAAGAGCCAGAAAAGGAAATTGACGGTGTAAAAACAAGTGCTTTGCGGGAATTGTTGGAGTCAGTGGTTATTGCCGTGGTGCTGGCCATAGTGATCAGAATGTTTGTTATTGAGCCTTTCTACATACCTTCTGGCTCGATGGAACCAACGCTAATGGTAAATGACCGGATTATTGTTAGCAAGCTGTCCTATCATTTTGAACAACCGGAGTACGGTGATATCGTGGTGTTTAAGTATCCCATGGATACCAGTAGAAATTTTGTAAAAAGATTAATTGGTGAGCCAGGGGATACTGTGGAATTGAAGGATAGTAAACTGTACATAAACGGTGAGGCGATGCCGGAATCCTTTTTGCCCGCCGGTTTACAATACGACAATTTTGGCCCGATAGAAGTGCCCGCCGGGCAGTATTTTATGCTTGGTGATAATCGCAATAACAGTGAGGACAGCCGCTACTGGGGCTTTCTGCCTGAGGATTTAATTGTTGGTAAAGCAGTATTCATTTATTGGCCTTTGGACCGTTTGAGTATAGCTAGATAA
- the rplS gene encoding 50S ribosomal protein L19, which yields MDLIKSLEQDYYRSDIPDFKPGDTVKVHVKVVEGTRERIQVFEGVVIKRRGTGLSETFTVRKIASGVGVERTFPLHSQRVDKIEVARRGRVRRARLYYLRNLRGKAARIKEIHNR from the coding sequence ATGGACCTCATTAAGTCATTAGAACAAGATTATTACAGAAGCGATATTCCTGATTTTAAGCCTGGCGATACTGTTAAAGTACACGTAAAGGTTGTTGAAGGTACCCGTGAGCGTATCCAGGTGTTTGAAGGTGTTGTTATCAAGCGTAGAGGAACTGGTTTAAGCGAAACATTTACTGTACGCAAAATTGCTTCTGGTGTAGGTGTTGAAAGAACTTTCCCGCTGCACAGCCAACGTGTTGATAAAATTGAAGTTGCTCGCCGCGGTCGTGTAAGAAGGGCTAGACTATACTATCTGCGTAACCTGCGTGGTAAAGCTGCCCGCATTAAAGAAATTCATAATAGATAA